The Solibacillus sp. FSL W7-1436 DNA segment CGTATTCACTTCTTCATCACCGCTGCCAGGCATTGTATATTGAAATGAAGCGATATGAGAATTAAAATCAAGATAGTCCAATACTTCATCAACTTCTTTCACACTTAATCCTGTGAGTTTTGCCAACTCTTCTGGATCCTTCGTATCACCAATGAACCGCCTAACCTTTACAGCCTTTTCGAGAATCAACCGTGACGTCTTTAACTGCGGTCTTTTTTCAAAATAGTTACGTATGATTTCTTGCTTCACGTAAAACTTGGCGTAAGTTGTAAAGAGCACCCCTTTATTTACATCGAATCTTTCAGCTGCTCTGAAAAACCCAATCATTGCATGCTGTTTAATATCCTCGTATTCTCTCAAGTTCTTGTATCTGCGGATTAAATACGGCAAAAACTCTAGGTGCTGCTCAAACAATTCTTCTGGCGTTAAATCCTCCACATCAACTCACCCCTACCATGATTACTACGAATGCTGCCCATGCTACCGATAAGATGAACAACCCACCAAACAACATATCTGTACGTGACATTTCAGCATCTTCCTCAAAGAAATAATTGTGCAATTTTCTTAGCATTAATTTTCCTCCCCTTTTTTAAATGGTTTGATATTGTACGGATCTGATAAATCGTTTCCGGCATTTCTGATAAGAAAATCATGTAACTCAATTGAAGAAACTTTAATTCTTCCTAATTTCAAACCTTGTAAAGCTCCGCTATTGATAAGGTCATAAACTTTGTTTCTATTACATTTCAGTAATTTGGAAACCTCAGTTACATCTAGCAACCTATCCATTCCATTCACCTACCTTGAATAATTTATAAATAATTCATGTTACATGAACTTTTTATTTAAAAAAATTTCTTCTATGGATTTTTTAAAATGACAGCTGATTGCCACCATTTCATTTAACTTGAATTGTGAGATTCCCTTTTCCTTATTGCTATAAGTTCGAGCATCCACTCCAATCATTTTCCCCATGTCTTCTAAAGTAAGTTCATGGTACTTTCTCAATCTTCTTAGTTCATTGCAATCTACCAATTGTTTCACCTCTTTCTAATATTTTCTATCAACTTCTGATTTCATCATATATGAATTAATTTTAATAGTCAACAAATAATTTCATGTTTCATGAATATTTTTTCAAGTTACGTGAATAATATAGGTTGTATATGTTAAAATACACGATGTAGCACTGGGAGGTGAATGATATGGATGTTGTTAATTCAAGTGAGAAATTAGATAAAAAACAATTAAATGAGTACGTAGGAAAAAGGATTAAAGAAGAACGGCAAAAGAGAAAAATAAAGCAAAATGAATTGGCTAAAAAGATAGGAATCCAAAACAGTACATTATCTCAATACGAAAACGGTAAAAGTGAACCTAATCAAGA contains these protein-coding regions:
- a CDS encoding sigma-70 family RNA polymerase sigma factor: MEDLTPEELFEQHLEFLPYLIRRYKNLREYEDIKQHAMIGFFRAAERFDVNKGVLFTTYAKFYVKQEIIRNYFEKRPQLKTSRLILEKAVKVRRFIGDTKDPEELAKLTGLSVKEVDEVLDYLDFNSHIASFQYTMPGSGDEEVNTLADVLPDKNDNWEYSIHLNEFIETLTDLEQTVLHLLLNDLTQPEIAEALNTYQMKISRILKGIRAKYNEFNEEVN
- a CDS encoding helix-turn-helix domain-containing protein: MDRLLDVTEVSKLLKCNRNKVYDLINSGALQGLKLGRIKVSSIELHDFLIRNAGNDLSDPYNIKPFKKGEEN
- a CDS encoding helix-turn-helix transcriptional regulator produces the protein MVDCNELRRLRKYHELTLEDMGKMIGVDARTYSNKEKGISQFKLNEMVAISCHFKKSIEEIFLNKKFM